Proteins encoded within one genomic window of Camelina sativa cultivar DH55 chromosome 19, Cs, whole genome shotgun sequence:
- the LOC104766530 gene encoding altered inheritance rate of mitochondria protein 25-like: MLCFSRRSLSSLLRSSFHLRGDATAAVAVSCSSPFSDLVDGIKNLHSRAGNAILWRSSQLCCSQGRFFEREQVSFSLFRCFSGGNDNVPQLDRNFLVQLWVLEKRKLKALEKRYRIVSKHRRNYSEPTLQQPPVSQSMSGLLEPKTSEEVKIATLLARSNLLVTRDIEWANLVLGFEQENRYIVVDVCYPQAPVGSIREQSNLIARQLLRTRRPFVASITDALGNDLFRVRRPFWWITSSIYAEIDGEEIGVVHRRWHLWRRIYDLYLGNTQFAVVENPGFWNWTFTVKDADGEVLAQIDRDWRGFGFEIFTDAGQYVIRFGKADAAAKTGPATMIEELEVKRPLTLSERAVVLTLAISLDNDYFSRHGGWGIPFMAVGE, translated from the exons ATGCTCTGCTTCTCTAGacgctctctctcttctcttctccgatcAAGTTTCCATCTCCGCGGCGATGCTACGGCGGCGGTAGCTGTCTCCTGTTCCTCTCCCTTCTCTGACCTG GTCGATGGGATCAAGAACTTGCATTCTCGAGCTGGAAATGCAATCTTGTGGAGAAGTAGTCAGCTTTGTTGTTCTCAAGGAAGGTTTTTTGAACGAGAGCAAGTGTCATTTTCTCTGTTTCGATGCTTCAGCGGTGGCAATGATAATGTTCCTCAATTGGATCGGAATTTTTTGGTTCAGCTATGGGTTTTAGAGAAGAGAAAGTTAAAGGCTTTGGAAAAGAGATATCGGATAGTTTCTAAGCATAGGAGGAATTATTCTGAACCTACACTGCAGCAACCACCAGTTAGCCAGTCTATGTCTGGTCTTCTCGAGCCTAAAACTTCTGAGGAG GTCAAAATTGCTACTCTGCTTGCACGATCTAATTTGCTGGTTACAAGGGACATTGAATGGGCAAATTTGGTTCTTGGTTTTGAACAG GAAAATCGCTATATTGTAGTAGATGTTTGCTATCCTCAGGCA CCTGTGGGGTCTATCCGGGAACAAAGCAATCTAATTGCGCGTCAG CTTCTTCGTACCCGGCGCCCATTTGTTGCTTCCATAACTGATGCTTTGGGTAATGATCTTTTCCGG GTGCGCAGACCTTTCTGGTGGATCACAAGTTCAATATATGCTGAGATTGATGGAGAG GAAATTGGTGTAGTTCACCGACGATGGCATCTATGGAGAAGAATTTATGATTTATACCTGGG GAACACCCAATTTGCAGTGGTAGAAAATCCTGGGTTCTGGAATTGGACATTTACAGTGAAGGATGCAGATGGGGAAGTGTTAGCCCAAATAGATCGTGATTGGAGGGGTTTTGGCTTTgag ATATTCACAGATGCTGGGCAGTATGTGATCCGATTTGGAAAAGCTGATGCTGCTGCCAAAACCGGCCCTGCGACAATG ATAGAAGAGCTAGAAGTGAAACGGCCATTGACTTTGTCAGAAAGAGCTGTTGTCCTCACGCTTGCTATTTCACTAGACAATGATTATTTTTCAAGACATGGTGGCTG GGGAATCCCATTCATGGCGGTGGGTGAGTAG